One Oryza glaberrima chromosome 10, OglaRS2, whole genome shotgun sequence DNA segment encodes these proteins:
- the LOC127785758 gene encoding uncharacterized protein LOC127785758 — protein sequence MAERLLWASTMSGGEKTRGMGAMGTLVGQLGELLSRAVMPPPPRVCGAPGGPPVTAPRVRLSDGRHLAYEESGVPKEAARYKIVFSHGFTGSRLDSLRASPEVAEELGVYMVAFDRAGYGESDPNPNRTVKSAALDMAELADALGLGDKFYVVGVSLGSHAVWGALRYIPERIAGAAMMAPVVNYWWPGFPAEDAAAAYGRQSYGDQWALRVSHHAPAILHWWMDQSWLPTSTVVDNTTFLPNKRDADIRRTLTADGTLQKKKEMATQQGINESYYRDMTVMFGKWEFDPMALPEPPCPVHIWQGDEDGLVPVALQRHVAGKLGWVSYHELPGTGHFLSAVPGLGDTVLRTLFG from the exons ATGGCGGAGAGGTTGCTGTGGGCGTCGACGATGAGCGGCGGCGAGAAGACCAGGGGCATGGGCGCCATGGGCACGCTCGTGGGGCAGCTCGGGGAGCTGCTGTCCAGGGCggtgatgccgccgccgccgcgggtgtGCGGCGCGCCGGGTGGCCCGCCGGTGACGGCGCCGCGGGTGCGGCTGAGCGACGGGCGGCACCTGGCGTACGAGGAGTCCGGCGTGCCCAAGGAGGCGGCGCGATACAAGATCGTCTTCTCCCACGGCTTCACCGGCTCCCGCCTCGACAGCCTCCGCGCCTCGCCG GAAGTGGCTGAAGAGCTGGGCGTGTACATGGTCGCCTTCGACCGCGCCGGCTACGGCGAGAGCGACCCGAACCCGAACCGCACCGTCAAGAGCGCGGCGCTGGACATGGCGGAGCTCGCCGACGCGCTGGGCCTCGGCGACAAGTTCTACGTCGTCGGCGTGTCCCTCGGCAGCCACGCCGTGTGGGGCGCGCTCAGGTACATCCCGGAGAGGATCGCCGGGGCGGCGATGATGGCGCCCGTGGTGAACTACTGGTGGCCCGGGTTCCCGGcggaggacgccgcggcggcgtacgGCAGGCAGTCGTACGGCGACCAGTGGGCGCTCCGCGTGTCGCACCACGCCCCGGCCATCCTCCACTGGTGGATGGACCAGAGCTGGCTCCCCACCTCCACCGTCGTCGACAACACCACCTTCCTCCCCAACAAGCGCGACGCCGACATCCGCCGCACCCTCACCGCCGACGGCACCCTCCAAAAG AAGAAGGAGATGGCGACGCAGCAAGGGATCAACGAGTCGTACTACAGGGACATGACGGTGATGTTCGGGAAGTGGGAGTTCGACCCGATGGCGCTGCCGGAGCCGCCGTGCCCGGTGCACATCTGGCAGGGCGACGAGGACGGCCTCGTCCCCGTCGCGCTGCAGCGGCACGTCGCCGGGAAGCTCGGCTGGGTCAGCTACCACGAGCTCCCCGGCACCGGCCACTTCCTCTCCGCCGTCCCCGGCCTCGGCGACACCGTTCTCCGGACACTTTTCGGCTGA
- the LOC127752468 gene encoding uncharacterized protein LOC127752468 yields MAAASTGNNGSPPVALLVLMAAAMVAGWFVNAVRPPPPTPCGAEGGPPVTAARVRVRDGRFLAYAESGVRREAARFKVVYSHGFSGGRMDSPRASQALLEELGVYMVAFDRAGYGESDPDPRRSLRSAAMDIQDLADALQLGPKFHLICSSLGCHAAWASFKYIPHRLAGAAMMAPVINYRWPGLPRGLARQLYRRQPVGDQWSLRVAYYAPWLLHWWMNQTWLPTSTVISGSGSFPNALDEKNRLMALSTGLFQKKARMATQQGVQDSFYRDMAVMFGRWPEFEPAELEEPPFPVHLFQGDEDGVVPVQLQRHICRRLGWISYHELAGVGHFLSAVPGLGDRIVTTLLPAAA; encoded by the exons ATGGCTGCTGCTTCTACTG GGAATAATGGGAGCCCGCCGGTGGCGCTGCTGGtgctgatggcggcggcgatggtggccggGTGGTTCGTGAACGccgtccggccgccgccgccgacgccgtgcgGGGCGGAGGGCGGgccgccggtgacggcggcgagggtgcgGGTGCGGGACGGGAGGTTCTTGGCGTACGCGGAGTCCGGCgtgaggcgggaggcggcgcggttcAAGGTCGTCTACTCGCATGGCTTCTCCGGCGGCCGCATGGACTCGCCCCGCGCTTCCCAG GCGTTGCTGGAGGAGTTGGGGGTGTACATGGTGGCGTTCGACCGGGCGGGCTACGGCGAGAGCGACCCTGACCCGAGGAGGTCGCTGAGGAGCGCGGCGATGGACATCCAGGACCTCGCCGACGCGCTCCAGCTCGGCCCCAAGTTCCACCTCATCTGCTCCTCCCTCGGCTGCCACGCCGCCTGGGCCTCCTTCAAGTACATCCCCCACAG GTTGGCCGGGGCGGCGATGATGGCGCCGGTGATCAACTACCGGTGGCCGGGGTTGCCGAGGGGTTTGGCACGGCAGCTGTACAGGAGGCAGCCGGTGGGTGACCAGTGGTCACTGAGAGTCGCCTACTACGCGCCATGGCTGCTGCACTGGTGGATGAACCAGACCTGGCTGCCCACCTCCACCGTcatctccggctccggctccttCCCCAACGCCCTCGACGAGAAGAACCGCCTCATGGCCCTCTCCACCGGACTGTTCCAGAAG aaggcgaggatggcgacgcAGCAGGGGGTGCAGGATTCGTTCTACCGGGACATGGCGGTGATGTTCGGCCGGTGGCCGGAGTTCGAGccggcggagctggaggagccGCCGTTCCCGGTGCACCTGTTCCAGGgcgacgaggacggcgtcgtGCCGGTGCAGCTGCAGCGCCACAtctgccgccgcctcggctgGATCAGCTAccacgagctcgccggcgtcggccaCTTCCTCTCGGCGGTGCCGGGCCTCGGCGACAGGATCGTCACCACGctcctgccggcggcggcgtaa